In Gemmata obscuriglobus, a single genomic region encodes these proteins:
- a CDS encoding response regulator, with translation MSTIRALVVDDSRVMRNMVMNALKMSRLATFEFTEASDGADALTKFDPTKIDMCFVDWNMPNMNGVEFVKRARATGTAFHIPMVMVTSEQTMAKIEEALNQAGADSYICKPFTPEDMKVKLEKYVNKVLSSRAPAEKQGGFFSGLLS, from the coding sequence ATGTCCACGATTCGTGCCCTGGTGGTCGACGACTCCCGCGTCATGCGGAACATGGTGATGAACGCCCTCAAGATGTCGCGGCTGGCGACGTTCGAGTTCACGGAAGCGTCGGACGGGGCCGACGCGCTGACCAAGTTCGACCCGACCAAGATCGACATGTGCTTCGTCGACTGGAACATGCCGAACATGAACGGGGTCGAGTTCGTGAAGCGGGCCCGGGCCACCGGCACGGCGTTCCACATCCCGATGGTGATGGTGACCAGCGAGCAGACGATGGCCAAGATCGAAGAGGCGCTGAACCAGGCCGGCGCCGACTCGTACATCTGCAAGCCGTTCACCCCGGAAGACATGAAGGTGAAGCTGGAAAAGTACGTCAACAAGGTGCTCAGCAGCCGGGCGCCGGCTGAAAAGCAAGGCGGGTTCTTTTCGGGCCTGCTGAGCTAG